In the Streptomyces sp. cg36 genome, one interval contains:
- a CDS encoding methyltransferase domain-containing protein: MDEQQHATACARIIDTYRGGYFNDRAWLREAFGSVSRAHFVPDQVWWPQRGEDGLYPLIDRTLDPERWLDAVYSARTPLITQIEDGAVTPADGATASNAFTSSISCAAVVVQMLHHLDPQPGENVLEIGTGTGYNAALLAHRVGARHLTTMEIDPATADRARRALHARGVPSPTIAVTDGESGYAARAPYDRLISTACVQQIPPAWLEQMRPGGTILTPVATPFGDDALALLTTDGHGHASGRLVAAVSFMRLRSQREPRPWRDLGWPRLPDYELTAGPDGQSVRQRSACAPRETS, translated from the coding sequence ATGGACGAGCAGCAGCACGCCACCGCGTGCGCAAGGATCATCGACACCTACCGGGGCGGCTACTTCAACGACCGCGCCTGGCTGCGCGAGGCTTTCGGGTCCGTCTCCCGCGCGCACTTCGTGCCCGACCAGGTGTGGTGGCCCCAGCGGGGCGAGGACGGCCTCTACCCCCTCATCGACCGCACCCTCGATCCCGAGCGGTGGCTGGACGCGGTCTACTCCGCCCGGACCCCGCTGATCACGCAGATCGAGGACGGCGCCGTCACCCCGGCCGACGGCGCCACCGCATCGAACGCCTTCACGTCCTCCATCTCCTGTGCGGCCGTCGTGGTGCAGATGCTCCACCACCTCGATCCGCAGCCGGGAGAGAACGTGCTGGAGATCGGGACCGGCACCGGCTACAACGCGGCTCTCCTCGCCCACCGCGTCGGCGCCCGCCACCTCACGACGATGGAGATCGACCCCGCCACCGCCGACCGCGCCCGCCGGGCACTGCACGCCCGCGGCGTGCCCTCCCCCACGATCGCCGTCACCGACGGGGAATCGGGCTATGCCGCCCGCGCACCGTATGACCGGCTCATCAGCACCGCATGTGTCCAGCAGATCCCGCCCGCCTGGCTGGAACAGATGCGCCCCGGCGGGACGATCCTCACCCCCGTGGCGACCCCGTTCGGCGACGACGCTCTGGCCCTGCTCACCACCGACGGCCACGGCCACGCCAGCGGCAGGCTGGTCGCCGCCGTCAGCTTCATGCGCCTTCGCTCCCAGCGCGAGCCCCGGCCCTGGCGCGACCTGGGCTGGCCCCGCCTGCCCGACTACGAACTCACCGCCGGCCCCGACGGCCAGAGCGTCCGCCAGCGCTCAGCCTGCGCACCCCGGGAGACGTCGTGA
- a CDS encoding phosphotransferase family protein, whose protein sequence is MRVTTSSDTAAQDTRPLVTQACRAAGLDPTGAEPVRIADNAIWSLPGRIVIRITRPGRRPAARRELLTAQWLAEHHLPAVRPAHPTAVDLPGNRAATFWEQLPEHTVGRHEDVARLLCRLHQLPAPAHLPTLADPATKARSRLETLPHHCVISEADMGWLLGYAEELADAWRSLDDGLAPTPLHGDAWAGNVARTPDGQCYLLDLDSAAVGPPEWDLTSTAVKVDTTATIPLHEYARFVTAYGGHDVRDYAGFPVMRGIRELRMTTYAIQTATDHPHTAVEARHRVACLRGRNGPRPWRWTAVPHPPGSPGPIV, encoded by the coding sequence GTGAGGGTCACCACCAGCAGCGACACGGCCGCCCAGGACACACGACCCCTGGTCACCCAGGCATGCCGCGCCGCTGGACTCGACCCCACCGGCGCCGAGCCCGTCCGCATCGCCGACAACGCCATATGGTCCCTGCCCGGCCGCATCGTCATCCGCATCACCCGGCCCGGCCGCCGCCCCGCAGCTCGCCGCGAACTCCTCACCGCCCAATGGCTCGCTGAACACCACCTCCCGGCCGTCCGCCCGGCCCATCCCACAGCGGTCGACCTGCCCGGCAACCGGGCAGCGACCTTCTGGGAACAACTGCCCGAGCACACCGTCGGCCGGCATGAGGACGTCGCCCGCCTCCTGTGCCGCCTGCACCAGCTGCCCGCACCGGCCCACCTGCCCACGCTCGCCGACCCCGCCACCAAGGCACGCTCCCGCCTCGAAACGCTCCCACACCACTGCGTCATCTCCGAAGCCGACATGGGCTGGCTGCTCGGGTACGCCGAGGAACTGGCCGACGCCTGGCGTTCGCTGGACGACGGCCTGGCCCCCACACCGCTCCACGGCGATGCCTGGGCCGGCAACGTGGCCCGCACCCCCGACGGGCAGTGCTACCTCCTCGACCTGGACTCAGCCGCCGTCGGCCCACCCGAATGGGACCTGACCTCCACGGCGGTGAAAGTCGACACCACCGCGACCATCCCCCTGCACGAGTACGCCCGCTTCGTCACCGCCTACGGAGGCCACGACGTCCGCGACTACGCCGGCTTCCCCGTCATGCGAGGCATCCGGGAACTGCGCATGACCACCTACGCCATCCAGACCGCAACCGACCACCCCCACACCGCCGTTGAGGCCCGCCACCGCGTGGCCTGCCTACGCGGCCGCAACGGCCCCCGCCCCTGGAGATGGACCGCGGTCCCCCATCCCCCCGGCAGCCCCGGCCCCATCGTCTGA
- a CDS encoding phosphotransferase, which produces MTDATLDEKTLLDALPALTAAFALPDVREHRFLADGLMNRNWRIDTGSGSYAVKQIMDVPVAKVRRNLGVLSGLAADGLPVVAALTTAGGERVVDIDGRSYCVLPWVEGRHVPGTDLTPGEASDLGALLARLHQALEGRAPSPVPEPDLVVKVTDAGVATARADRLLALVPTDGADPFDRAAADALRRRRTLLAAYADQQPSVRMPAALHGWTHGDFQYRNLLRADGHVVAILDWDRLAVRPYAEEVARTAQVQFGVDGRFDLERVAAFVCGYRSLIPLSPGELADAVSRLWWKRMTDYWQLEFHYDRGDTSCDSLFLADEQLLHWWTGHRDVVQDAFRAA; this is translated from the coding sequence GTGACGGATGCAACGCTCGACGAAAAAACCCTTCTCGACGCCCTGCCCGCTCTTACGGCGGCCTTCGCTCTTCCTGATGTGCGGGAACACCGGTTCCTGGCGGACGGGTTGATGAACCGGAACTGGCGGATCGACACCGGGTCGGGCAGCTATGCGGTCAAGCAGATCATGGACGTGCCGGTGGCGAAGGTCCGCCGCAACCTGGGGGTGCTGTCCGGACTTGCCGCCGACGGCCTGCCCGTTGTGGCCGCGCTGACTACGGCCGGCGGCGAGAGGGTGGTGGACATCGACGGGCGCAGTTACTGCGTGCTGCCCTGGGTCGAGGGCCGCCATGTCCCCGGCACTGATCTCACTCCCGGCGAGGCCAGCGACCTCGGGGCCCTGCTGGCCCGGCTCCACCAGGCCCTGGAAGGCCGCGCGCCGTCCCCGGTGCCCGAGCCGGACCTCGTCGTGAAGGTCACAGACGCCGGTGTGGCCACGGCGCGCGCCGACCGCCTGCTGGCCCTGGTCCCCACTGACGGCGCCGACCCGTTCGACCGGGCCGCCGCCGATGCCCTGCGCCGGCGCAGGACGCTGCTGGCCGCGTACGCCGACCAGCAGCCCTCCGTGCGGATGCCCGCTGCCCTTCACGGATGGACGCACGGCGACTTCCAGTACCGCAACCTCCTGCGCGCCGATGGCCATGTGGTGGCGATCCTGGACTGGGACCGGCTGGCGGTCCGCCCGTACGCGGAGGAGGTCGCGCGGACCGCGCAGGTCCAGTTCGGCGTGGATGGACGGTTCGATCTCGAACGGGTCGCCGCGTTCGTCTGCGGCTACCGCTCCCTCATCCCCCTGTCGCCCGGCGAGCTGGCCGATGCGGTGTCCCGGTTGTGGTGGAAGCGGATGACGGACTACTGGCAGCTGGAGTTCCACTACGACCGAGGCGACACGAGCTGCGACAGCCTGTTCCTGGCCGATGAGCAGCTGCTGCACTGGTGGACCGGCCACCGGGATGTGGTGCAGGACGCGTTCCGCGCCGCGTAG
- a CDS encoding glycosyltransferase, producing MTGATVLFAWRRTPPPLLIGGAEVSQQLLAEEFARAGWTTLYVGSYEPPWNAPCQLDALRARLTATGVNFEQADGELRYRWNGVECTAVSQHQLERTFAHALLSLAPDLVVTSQERSADLAALARRARRRVAGWVHSVSPTGLGVLHGRPHTALATSRFAASRIGTRRETDTVVFYPPFQPPARPRDGQHPAGRSAPPHLGGPGATAGLLMVNPVPAKGSVVLHDLIQRLPGERFTLVEGWWDTAADFTRYPNVRYVPRTYDMGALYTTHRLLLVPSLVEDAFPRVITEAGLHGLPALGSNRGGIPEAIDSGGLVLPQHDAGAWARAIEARDAEARGATARKRALPLVRPCLPELAAAGLLE from the coding sequence ATGACGGGGGCGACGGTGCTGTTCGCCTGGCGGCGTACCCCGCCGCCGCTACTGATCGGCGGTGCCGAGGTCTCGCAGCAGCTCCTCGCCGAGGAATTCGCCCGCGCCGGATGGACCACCCTCTACGTGGGATCGTACGAGCCGCCGTGGAACGCGCCCTGCCAGCTCGACGCGCTGCGTGCCCGCCTCACCGCCACCGGTGTCAACTTCGAACAGGCGGACGGGGAGTTGCGCTACCGGTGGAACGGCGTGGAGTGCACGGCAGTATCCCAGCACCAACTGGAGCGGACGTTCGCACACGCCCTGCTGTCCCTGGCCCCGGACCTGGTGGTGACCTCGCAGGAGCGGTCGGCCGACCTCGCCGCCCTGGCGCGCCGTGCCCGCCGCCGGGTCGCGGGATGGGTGCACTCGGTGTCCCCGACCGGCCTGGGCGTCCTGCACGGCCGCCCGCACACCGCGCTCGCCACGTCCCGGTTCGCCGCCTCCCGGATCGGCACCCGCCGCGAGACGGACACCGTGGTGTTCTACCCGCCGTTCCAGCCCCCGGCGCGGCCACGTGACGGGCAGCACCCCGCCGGCCGCAGCGCCCCACCTCACCTCGGAGGGCCGGGCGCCACGGCCGGGCTCTTGATGGTCAACCCCGTCCCGGCCAAGGGCTCCGTCGTCCTGCACGACCTCATCCAGCGGCTCCCCGGCGAGCGGTTCACGCTCGTGGAGGGCTGGTGGGACACCGCCGCCGACTTCACCCGCTACCCCAACGTCCGGTACGTGCCGCGCACCTACGACATGGGCGCCCTCTACACCACGCACCGCCTGCTGCTGGTGCCCTCCCTGGTCGAGGACGCCTTCCCCCGAGTGATCACCGAAGCCGGACTGCACGGCCTGCCCGCGCTCGGCTCCAACCGGGGCGGCATCCCCGAAGCCATCGACAGCGGCGGCCTGGTCCTGCCCCAGCACGACGCGGGCGCCTGGGCCAGAGCCATCGAGGCGCGCGACGCCGAGGCACGGGGCGCCACCGCCCGCAAACGGGCCCTGCCCCTGGTGCGCCCGTGCCTGCCCGAACTCGCCGCCGCCGGACTCCTGGAGTGA
- a CDS encoding PIG-L deacetylase family protein: MPTLPVPDGEGIYSFAHDLESAHRHWMSRLATRTGTEPVMEVKAPVTGERYRIMERRPEGRPVVVIEPHHDDFALSASGRFLTRPRPLTVITVFTRSRSVHPMLEAAYPSGEAVSAIREEEAATALRPFGARRILLGHRDADPPYRAFDPARLAVITEELAGVLADHAGAELIAPAAVTRHPDHLLVHEAARMLGCRWFWEDVAFWPTYALAGCDRALFEQRTNNTLTPELADITGVVLDKLTLLRLHGSQMHPARKMYRPLRHAWTVARELVDPPSHGPARYAERFYRLEDGS, encoded by the coding sequence GTGCCGACCCTGCCCGTGCCGGACGGCGAAGGGATCTACTCCTTCGCCCACGACCTCGAATCCGCCCACCGCCACTGGATGTCCCGCCTGGCTACTCGCACCGGCACCGAACCGGTCATGGAGGTCAAAGCCCCGGTCACCGGGGAGCGCTACCGGATCATGGAGCGCCGCCCCGAGGGCCGCCCGGTCGTGGTGATCGAGCCGCACCACGACGACTTCGCCCTGTCCGCGTCCGGCCGGTTCCTGACCCGCCCCCGGCCGCTGACCGTGATCACGGTGTTCACCCGCTCCCGCAGCGTCCACCCCATGCTGGAAGCGGCCTACCCGAGTGGGGAGGCCGTCTCGGCGATCCGGGAAGAGGAAGCCGCCACCGCGCTGCGGCCGTTCGGCGCCCGCCGCATCCTGCTCGGGCACCGCGACGCGGACCCGCCCTACCGGGCCTTCGACCCCGCCCGCCTCGCGGTGATCACCGAGGAGCTGGCCGGGGTCCTCGCCGACCATGCCGGAGCGGAGCTGATCGCCCCGGCGGCCGTCACCCGCCACCCCGACCACCTCCTCGTCCACGAGGCCGCCCGCATGCTGGGCTGCCGCTGGTTCTGGGAGGACGTCGCGTTCTGGCCGACCTACGCGCTCGCCGGATGCGACCGCGCCCTGTTCGAGCAGCGCACCAACAACACCCTCACCCCTGAACTGGCCGACATCACCGGGGTTGTCCTGGACAAGCTCACGCTGCTGCGGCTCCACGGCTCCCAGATGCACCCGGCCCGCAAGATGTACCGGCCGCTGCGGCATGCCTGGACCGTCGCGCGCGAGCTTGTCGACCCGCCGTCGCACGGCCCGGCCCGGTACGCAGAGCGGTTCTACCGGCTGGAGGACGGATCATGA
- a CDS encoding glycosyltransferase, with amino-acid sequence MTAPEVSVVIPAFNEAAYLPRYLPTVTAALRHWEHLSGAVGEIVVVDNASTDQTAAVACSLGARVVSEPVRSIGRVRNTGARTALGRYLFFTDADVALPLEAIAACVTAMAHGPCVGGAIPPLYTPARFAAQLLCALWDAYRTRTGGAQGVAQFCTRAAFQEVGGYRPDLFMSEDVEFFARLTAHGQRTAQPVRILDELRVRPSTRRYDQWPAWRMWWWQNPVTARLALSSPRFWRHWYQSTVR; translated from the coding sequence ATGACCGCGCCCGAGGTGTCGGTGGTCATCCCCGCATTCAACGAGGCCGCGTACCTGCCCCGCTATCTGCCCACCGTCACCGCAGCCCTGCGGCACTGGGAGCACCTCTCGGGGGCGGTCGGGGAGATCGTCGTCGTCGACAACGCCAGCACCGACCAGACCGCTGCCGTGGCCTGTTCCCTTGGTGCCCGCGTGGTCAGCGAACCGGTCCGCAGCATCGGCCGGGTGCGCAACACCGGGGCCCGTACAGCTCTGGGCCGCTACCTGTTCTTCACCGACGCCGACGTGGCCCTGCCCCTGGAAGCCATCGCCGCCTGTGTGACCGCGATGGCGCACGGGCCGTGCGTGGGCGGTGCCATCCCGCCGCTCTACACACCGGCCCGGTTCGCAGCCCAGCTGCTGTGCGCGTTGTGGGACGCCTACCGTACCCGCACGGGCGGCGCCCAGGGCGTGGCCCAGTTCTGCACCCGGGCCGCCTTCCAGGAGGTGGGCGGCTACCGGCCGGACCTGTTCATGAGCGAGGACGTCGAGTTCTTCGCCCGCCTGACCGCCCACGGACAGCGCACCGCACAGCCCGTGCGGATCCTCGATGAGTTGCGGGTGCGGCCCTCGACCCGCCGCTACGACCAGTGGCCCGCGTGGCGCATGTGGTGGTGGCAGAACCCCGTCACCGCCCGCCTCGCCCTGTCCTCGCCCCGGTTCTGGCGGCACTGGTACCAGTCCACCGTCCGCTGA
- a CDS encoding phosphotransferase family protein yields the protein MSRYYPAVSLACEVLAGSCAASVTRAAQGPLTSVYRVVLPDGRRVVVKLFAPRARHDAGAEALALRAVAESGRVDVPEVIGAGPVPGFSSTALVSEDAGAHTLGGLVRAGLVAPEGALGCLGVLLGAFHSLTPPAGVPMAPGITEQARAVLRRCPSCLASWLKPALEVIARGCADPAAFVWCHGDLHWDNVIAADGLEHLADAGTQGQLPGRVRVVDFEGTTLCVPEYDVAQTLVTCDALTPAARASVTTAYGRPLDPRLLDALVVFQTLRGWTFAARIERRDQRVWAARLHRVLHDQGIRI from the coding sequence GTGAGCCGTTACTACCCGGCCGTCTCTCTCGCGTGCGAAGTCCTGGCCGGCTCCTGCGCCGCGAGCGTCACCAGGGCCGCGCAGGGCCCGCTGACGTCGGTGTACCGGGTGGTCCTGCCGGATGGGCGGAGGGTCGTGGTGAAGCTGTTCGCGCCGCGTGCCCGGCACGACGCGGGCGCGGAAGCTCTTGCCCTGCGGGCGGTTGCCGAGTCCGGGCGCGTGGACGTGCCGGAGGTCATCGGTGCCGGCCCGGTGCCGGGCTTCTCGTCCACCGCGCTGGTCAGCGAGGACGCCGGTGCCCACACCCTGGGCGGTCTCGTCCGGGCCGGACTGGTCGCCCCAGAAGGGGCGCTGGGATGCCTGGGTGTGCTGCTGGGCGCCTTTCACTCCCTCACGCCGCCGGCCGGGGTGCCGATGGCGCCCGGCATCACCGAGCAGGCCCGCGCCGTCCTCCGCCGCTGTCCCTCCTGCCTGGCATCGTGGCTCAAGCCCGCTCTGGAGGTGATCGCCAGGGGGTGCGCCGACCCGGCCGCCTTCGTGTGGTGCCATGGCGATCTGCACTGGGACAACGTCATCGCGGCAGATGGCCTTGAACACCTCGCCGATGCAGGCACTCAAGGCCAGCTGCCCGGGCGGGTGCGGGTGGTGGACTTCGAGGGCACCACGCTGTGCGTGCCCGAGTACGACGTGGCCCAGACGCTGGTCACCTGCGACGCCCTGACCCCTGCCGCCCGCGCCAGCGTCACCACCGCCTACGGCCGCCCCCTCGACCCTCGCCTGCTGGACGCGCTGGTGGTGTTCCAGACCCTGCGCGGCTGGACCTTCGCCGCCCGCATCGAGCGCCGCGACCAGCGCGTGTGGGCGGCCCGGCTCCACCGCGTCCTTCACGACCAAGGGATCCGCATATGA
- a CDS encoding glycosyltransferase family 8 protein, translated as MYAIGMCVDEGYFLPSLVTLTSLADGLDAAVRRDVAVRVLTLDLSRPHAETMAAVARRCGFASFGLEYRAPSPSSVMADSAYITVTTYLRFQFTAQFVDRPYLVYVDADVLVAGDLSGPLHSLPEGRVGAVRDEFNPAVGACPALPGVAERWPRLRGRPYFNAGMLWVPETALAGLRAGVEAALVRWRRHILHNDQDALNLWLLASGGVHPVGAAFNRFEIGRFLERGDWARRVVRRPLNADATALHFVGGHKPWMASCPVTEGVRAYRAHAAGTLRLLGRLGDRSVGVAGGLW; from the coding sequence ATGTACGCGATCGGTATGTGTGTTGATGAGGGGTACTTCCTGCCGTCGCTGGTCACGCTCACCTCGCTGGCCGACGGCCTCGATGCGGCGGTGCGGCGGGATGTGGCGGTGCGGGTCCTGACGTTGGATCTCAGCCGCCCGCACGCCGAGACCATGGCGGCCGTGGCGCGCCGGTGCGGGTTCGCCTCGTTCGGCCTTGAGTACCGGGCGCCGTCGCCGTCCAGCGTGATGGCGGACAGCGCGTACATCACCGTCACCACCTACCTGCGCTTCCAGTTCACCGCGCAGTTCGTGGACCGCCCCTACCTGGTCTACGTGGACGCGGATGTCCTGGTGGCCGGGGACCTGTCCGGTCCTCTTCACAGCCTGCCAGAGGGCCGTGTCGGGGCGGTGCGCGACGAGTTCAACCCGGCTGTCGGCGCGTGTCCGGCGCTGCCCGGCGTCGCCGAGCGGTGGCCCCGGCTGCGGGGGCGGCCCTACTTCAACGCGGGGATGCTCTGGGTGCCGGAAACGGCCCTCGCCGGGCTGCGGGCGGGGGTGGAGGCCGCCCTGGTCCGGTGGCGCCGTCACATCCTGCACAACGACCAGGACGCCCTGAACCTGTGGCTGCTGGCCAGTGGCGGGGTCCACCCGGTCGGCGCGGCGTTCAACCGGTTCGAGATCGGCCGGTTCCTGGAGCGCGGTGACTGGGCGCGACGTGTCGTGCGGCGCCCGCTGAACGCGGACGCGACGGCCCTGCACTTCGTCGGCGGCCACAAGCCGTGGATGGCGTCCTGCCCCGTCACCGAAGGGGTCCGGGCCTACCGGGCGCACGCTGCGGGGACTCTCCGTCTGCTCGGGCGCCTCGGGGACCGGTCCGTCGGCGTTGCGGGCGGGTTGTGGTGA
- a CDS encoding tetratricopeptide repeat protein — protein MIANRIPNTGLQSLIGQARWTNGEFARAVNRAGAESGLQLRYDDSSVCHWLSGTMPRARVRPAVLEALSRRLHRPVTSTEAGFGPPPDTAGGPMDTVAGLIELGSADMDPSRRAVLGAAGLFTAALAIPQYAEAADRFQALQRDPHLRIGYGEVDTVVAMTEKISEIDDMFGGRTARPLAAAFLVNTLLPYLKAQAPQDVREAMLSATADHLYLTGYMAMDERHDGLAQRYYVKALEVAGAAKDHLTYCTTLRGMSVQAVDLGHSRLSLRLADSASAASPQAGPRMLAFLAGQQAHAAAQSGDRTTALAKIQQAETAMEKAESKARAFGSYDPSSLAYHVAQVRYELGDKEASIASLEDSDRLRHSVYRRGRVRHLGLLAERKAEVGRLEEACGHWNQMLDEYPHVQSGRCDDRFHAMRAALRPYGKNAHARDVMDRARAIAESRHPTSA, from the coding sequence ATGATCGCCAACCGCATCCCGAACACCGGCCTCCAGTCGCTGATCGGACAGGCGCGCTGGACCAACGGCGAATTCGCCCGGGCGGTCAACCGGGCAGGAGCCGAGAGCGGGCTCCAGCTGCGCTATGACGACTCGTCCGTGTGTCACTGGCTCTCGGGCACGATGCCCCGGGCCCGGGTCCGCCCCGCCGTCCTCGAAGCGCTGTCACGCCGCCTGCACCGGCCCGTCACCTCAACGGAGGCCGGATTCGGCCCACCACCGGACACCGCCGGCGGTCCCATGGATACCGTGGCAGGACTGATCGAATTGGGGAGCGCGGACATGGACCCATCCCGCCGGGCGGTACTGGGAGCTGCCGGACTGTTCACGGCAGCCCTGGCCATCCCGCAGTACGCGGAGGCCGCCGACCGCTTCCAAGCTCTCCAGCGCGACCCGCACCTTCGGATCGGTTACGGCGAGGTCGACACCGTGGTGGCGATGACGGAGAAGATCTCCGAGATCGACGACATGTTCGGCGGCCGCACTGCCCGGCCACTGGCCGCCGCGTTCCTCGTCAACACCCTCCTGCCCTACCTCAAGGCACAAGCACCCCAGGACGTGAGGGAGGCGATGCTGTCGGCCACCGCCGACCACCTCTACCTGACCGGGTACATGGCCATGGACGAGCGCCACGATGGCCTTGCCCAGCGCTACTACGTCAAGGCCCTCGAAGTGGCCGGGGCCGCCAAGGACCACCTGACCTACTGCACCACCCTGCGCGGCATGAGCGTCCAGGCCGTGGACCTCGGCCACAGCCGCCTCTCCCTCCGCCTGGCCGACTCCGCCTCGGCCGCCTCCCCCCAGGCCGGTCCGCGCATGCTGGCCTTCCTCGCCGGGCAACAGGCCCACGCCGCCGCCCAGTCCGGCGACCGCACCACCGCCCTGGCCAAGATCCAGCAGGCCGAGACGGCCATGGAGAAAGCCGAGTCGAAGGCCCGGGCGTTCGGCTCCTACGACCCCTCCTCCCTCGCCTACCACGTCGCCCAAGTGCGCTATGAACTCGGCGACAAGGAAGCCTCGATCGCCTCCCTGGAGGACTCCGACCGCCTGCGCCACTCGGTGTACCGGCGTGGCCGGGTCCGTCACCTGGGGCTGCTCGCGGAACGCAAGGCCGAAGTCGGACGCCTGGAAGAGGCATGCGGCCACTGGAACCAGATGCTCGACGAGTACCCCCACGTGCAGTCCGGCCGGTGCGACGACCGCTTCCACGCGATGCGCGCGGCCCTTCGCCCGTACGGAAAGAATGCGCACGCCCGTGACGTCATGGACCGGGCCAGGGCGATAGCGGAATCCCGCCACCCCACCTCCGCCTGA
- a CDS encoding methyltransferase domain-containing protein, producing the protein MRERGLWPDADSPWVRDAMTALARHAFTPDTVWSWNGYVWVPADRSADPERWADLVYPGPDDSTVIQVTDGLPTSSLSCVAVVADMLDSLVPQPGHRVLELGTGAGWNAALLAHRTGPTGQVVSVEADPVLAEAAAQRLKANGCDVEVRCGDGRLGAPDRGPYDRVIATYAVDTVPWAWIQTTRGGGRVVYPWGRMGHFALTVADDGQSATGWLQGLALFMPDRHTTPTTPQPPPPRLGDQAQFTDTELLTDLAAGHLLFALRVSHPHILITVDQQDGRPRVDLRDGTGRTGHAEATTATDVRFAGNAADLWPDLRAGYQLWREHGRPEQWDFGMTVTPLTQTVWVHSPKTGSYTQGPH; encoded by the coding sequence ATGCGGGAGCGGGGCCTGTGGCCGGACGCGGACAGCCCGTGGGTCCGCGACGCGATGACGGCGCTTGCACGGCACGCGTTCACGCCGGACACCGTCTGGTCCTGGAACGGTTATGTATGGGTGCCGGCCGACCGTAGTGCCGACCCCGAGCGCTGGGCTGATCTTGTCTACCCGGGGCCCGACGACTCCACCGTCATCCAGGTCACCGACGGCTTGCCCACCTCCAGCCTGTCCTGCGTGGCGGTGGTCGCCGACATGCTGGACTCCCTGGTGCCCCAGCCCGGGCACCGGGTCCTGGAACTGGGCACCGGCGCGGGCTGGAACGCGGCCCTGCTCGCCCACCGCACCGGACCCACCGGCCAGGTCGTCTCCGTGGAGGCCGACCCCGTACTGGCCGAGGCCGCCGCGCAACGCCTGAAGGCGAACGGCTGCGACGTGGAGGTCCGCTGCGGCGACGGCCGCCTCGGCGCACCCGATCGCGGCCCGTACGACCGGGTGATCGCCACCTACGCCGTCGACACCGTTCCCTGGGCCTGGATCCAGACGACGCGAGGAGGCGGACGCGTCGTCTACCCCTGGGGCCGCATGGGGCACTTCGCGCTCACCGTCGCCGACGACGGCCAGTCCGCCACCGGCTGGCTCCAGGGCCTGGCCCTGTTCATGCCCGACCGCCACACCACCCCGACCACCCCGCAACCGCCCCCACCCCGGCTAGGCGATCAGGCCCAGTTCACGGACACCGAGCTCCTCACCGACCTCGCCGCAGGGCACCTTCTGTTCGCGCTGCGCGTCTCCCACCCCCACATCCTCATCACCGTCGACCAGCAGGACGGCCGCCCTCGCGTGGACCTGCGTGACGGCACCGGGCGCACGGGGCACGCCGAAGCGACCACCGCCACCGATGTGCGGTTCGCGGGCAACGCGGCGGACCTGTGGCCCGACCTGCGCGCCGGCTATCAGCTCTGGCGCGAGCACGGGCGTCCCGAACAGTGGGACTTCGGCATGACCGTCACCCCCCTCACCCAAACAGTCTGGGTGCACAGCCCAAAGACGGGCTCCTACACGCAAGGACCCCACTGA